Proteins from one Candidatus Margulisiibacteriota bacterium genomic window:
- a CDS encoding archease: MAALRFKRVENPLGIVTYGKQRKELFENAAYGLFSLMADLESVSPKQLISLKVKGDDFGSLLANWLNELIALKDSRKMLFRKFQVKALSDTGLEAEVSGEKIDPARHQITLAIKAAAYNQLQVGPGEAKIIFET, encoded by the coding sequence ATGGCAGCTTTAAGATTTAAGCGGGTCGAGAACCCGCTTGGCATCGTCACCTACGGCAAACAGCGCAAAGAGCTCTTTGAGAATGCCGCTTACGGCCTCTTTTCGCTGATGGCCGACCTGGAGTCGGTCTCGCCCAAGCAGCTGATCAGTCTTAAGGTCAAGGGAGACGACTTCGGGTCGCTGCTGGCTAACTGGCTGAACGAGCTGATCGCTCTCAAGGATTCCCGAAAAATGCTCTTCCGGAAATTCCAGGTCAAGGCGCTCTCCGACACCGGCCTGGAAGCCGAGGTTTCCGGGGAAAAGATCGACCCGGCCCGGCACCAGATCACCCTGGCGATCAAAGCCGCCGCTTACAACCAATTGCAGGTCGGCCCCGGAGAAGCTAAAATTATCTTTGAAACTTAA